A single genomic interval of Haloterrigena salifodinae harbors:
- a CDS encoding desampylase produces the protein MTGSDPELIVPTEIRDAILEHAREGAPEEICGIFGGDFEPEGRSRVHSQYPAENIAETPRTRYRIDPEEQLEVFERLEDRGEEIVGFYHSHPRGPPQPSATDETQATWPDRSYLIVSLEPLEIGSWRWREDAAGERFESERLALE, from the coding sequence GTGACCGGTTCCGATCCCGAACTCATCGTTCCGACCGAGATTCGTGACGCGATCCTCGAGCACGCCCGCGAAGGCGCTCCAGAGGAGATTTGCGGAATCTTCGGCGGCGACTTCGAGCCCGAGGGACGGAGTCGGGTTCACTCGCAGTATCCCGCCGAAAACATCGCCGAGACGCCGCGGACCCGGTATCGAATTGATCCCGAGGAGCAACTCGAGGTCTTCGAGCGCCTCGAGGACCGCGGCGAGGAAATCGTTGGCTTCTATCACTCCCATCCCCGCGGGCCACCCCAGCCCAGTGCGACCGACGAAACGCAGGCGACCTGGCCCGATCGGTCGTACCTGATCGTCTCGCTCGAGCCTCTCGAGATCGGCTCGTGGCGGTGGCGGGAGGATGCTGCTGGCGAACGGTTCGAGAGCGAACGGCTCGCTCTCGAATGA
- a CDS encoding cobalamin-binding protein, producing the protein MRIVTTLPSATETVAALGIEPVGVSHECDYPPGVESVPSVTDSRIDADASSSEIDEQVLETADDGGVYDVDTELLEALEPDLIVTQGMCDVCAVDEVVMEDAIEEIDADPEILTTDPHSVDDMLEDLERIGRAAGREEHARAVRADLESRIDAVRERTAGADLEPDDRPRVAIFDWTDPVMIAGHWTADLVDWAGGEYGLADPGQRSSPREWASIREYDPELIVVAPCGFGLEQTAENTTDLTEHEGWDDLTAVREGRVWAMDGHHYLNRPGPRLVDTLEALAPVVQPELFDSETPPVALEEIAVPFEQLTDRLEAEA; encoded by the coding sequence ATGCGAATCGTCACGACGCTCCCCTCGGCGACCGAAACCGTGGCCGCGCTCGGGATCGAACCCGTGGGCGTCTCCCACGAGTGCGACTATCCGCCCGGCGTCGAGTCGGTCCCATCGGTCACCGACTCGAGGATCGACGCCGACGCCTCGAGTTCGGAGATCGACGAACAGGTGCTCGAGACCGCCGACGACGGGGGCGTCTACGACGTCGACACCGAACTCCTCGAGGCCCTCGAGCCGGACCTGATCGTCACGCAGGGGATGTGTGACGTCTGTGCAGTCGACGAAGTGGTCATGGAGGACGCTATCGAGGAGATCGACGCGGACCCGGAGATTCTCACTACCGATCCGCACAGTGTCGACGACATGCTCGAGGACCTCGAGCGGATCGGCCGCGCGGCGGGTCGCGAGGAACACGCTCGAGCGGTTCGCGCGGACCTCGAGTCCCGAATCGACGCCGTTCGAGAGCGAACCGCCGGAGCAGACCTCGAGCCTGACGACCGGCCCCGCGTCGCGATCTTCGACTGGACTGACCCCGTCATGATCGCGGGCCACTGGACCGCCGACTTGGTCGACTGGGCCGGCGGCGAGTACGGACTGGCCGATCCGGGCCAGCGCTCGAGTCCCCGCGAGTGGGCCTCCATCCGCGAGTACGACCCCGAACTGATCGTCGTCGCGCCCTGCGGCTTCGGCCTCGAGCAGACTGCTGAGAACACGACGGACCTCACCGAGCACGAGGGGTGGGACGACCTCACCGCGGTCCGCGAGGGCCGCGTCTGGGCGATGGACGGTCACCACTACCTGAACCGGCCGGGTCCGCGACTGGTGGATACCCTCGAGGCGCTGGCCCCGGTCGTCCAGCCGGAGCTGTTCGACTCCGAGACGCCGCCCGTCGCGCTCGAGGAGATCGCGGTCCCCTTCGAGCAGTTGACCGATCGACTCGAGGCGGAGGCATAG
- the npdG gene encoding NADPH-dependent F420 reductase has protein sequence MRIALLGGTGDIGQGLALRFARDTDHEVLIGSRDPEKARDAVDTYEENLESRGADADVKGFANEMAADRADVVVLSVPPYYAGDTVEAVADNLDSDTILVTPAVGMQGDEDGLHYHPPGTGSVTQLVAERAPDEVPVVGAFHNLAADALSDLDNELDLDTLLVADDDDAKETVRNLANEIEGLRALDVGPLANAAEVESVTPLVINIAKYNDDLHDVGVKFN, from the coding sequence ATGCGAATCGCACTACTCGGCGGAACCGGCGATATCGGGCAGGGGCTGGCCCTGCGCTTTGCACGCGATACGGATCACGAAGTCCTCATCGGCTCGCGCGATCCCGAGAAGGCCCGCGACGCGGTCGACACCTACGAGGAGAACCTCGAGTCCCGCGGCGCCGACGCGGACGTCAAGGGCTTCGCCAACGAGATGGCGGCCGACCGGGCCGACGTCGTCGTTCTCAGCGTCCCGCCGTACTACGCCGGTGACACCGTCGAAGCCGTCGCCGACAACCTCGATTCCGACACGATCCTGGTCACCCCCGCGGTCGGCATGCAGGGCGACGAGGACGGCCTGCACTACCACCCGCCGGGAACCGGCAGCGTCACCCAACTGGTCGCCGAACGAGCGCCCGACGAGGTGCCCGTCGTCGGCGCTTTCCATAACCTCGCGGCCGACGCGCTCTCGGATCTGGACAACGAGCTGGACCTGGACACCCTCCTCGTCGCTGACGACGATGACGCCAAGGAGACCGTCCGCAACCTCGCCAACGAGATCGAGGGCCTGCGCGCGCTCGACGTCGGTCCCCTCGCGAACGCGGCCGAGGTCGAGAGCGTCACGCCACTCGTGATCAACATCGCAAAGTACAACGACGACCTGCACGACGTCGGTGTGAAGTTTAATTGA
- a CDS encoding LLM class flavin-dependent oxidoreductase, which translates to MELSIVDLAPMPEDGTATEAFDHTVKRAQRAEQLGYSRFWVAEHHDFTDSVASTTPEVVIPYVAAKTDEIRVGSGTVLLNHYSPYKVAETFGVLDALEPGRIDLGLGRATGNPASDLALQPDRSQRRRTGDDQAEKIDEVASHFHDGFADDHPFGELEIPRSGDSAPEIWVHGSSPASAKIAGELGLPYCFAAFIRPEPAVQAFDTYREHFEPSPDGAGLEEPSGAIAVNMTCAETDAEAARLRATAEASSRLLRNGQVDRLPIRSVDRAIDVLGGVPDPTPTDIEPGDWPRYLSGGPETAREILEELTAQAGVDEVVIQSQHADPETTLRSHELLADAVGLEAR; encoded by the coding sequence ATGGAGCTCTCGATCGTCGATCTCGCACCGATGCCGGAGGACGGTACCGCGACAGAGGCGTTCGACCACACGGTCAAACGCGCCCAGCGGGCCGAGCAACTCGGCTACTCGCGGTTCTGGGTGGCCGAACACCACGACTTCACCGACTCCGTCGCGAGCACGACGCCGGAGGTGGTGATCCCCTACGTCGCCGCGAAGACCGACGAGATCCGGGTCGGCTCGGGTACCGTATTGCTCAACCACTACAGCCCGTACAAGGTCGCCGAGACGTTCGGCGTCCTCGACGCCCTGGAGCCCGGCCGGATCGACCTCGGTCTGGGCCGGGCGACGGGGAACCCGGCGAGCGACCTCGCCCTCCAGCCGGATCGCAGCCAGCGGCGACGGACCGGCGACGATCAGGCGGAGAAGATCGACGAGGTCGCAAGCCACTTCCATGACGGATTCGCGGACGACCACCCGTTCGGCGAACTCGAGATCCCCCGGTCGGGCGACTCCGCGCCCGAAATCTGGGTCCACGGCTCGAGTCCCGCGAGCGCGAAGATCGCCGGCGAACTGGGACTGCCGTACTGTTTCGCCGCGTTCATCCGCCCCGAGCCGGCCGTGCAGGCGTTCGACACCTACCGGGAGCACTTCGAGCCCTCGCCGGACGGCGCCGGCCTCGAGGAGCCCAGCGGCGCCATCGCGGTGAACATGACCTGCGCCGAGACCGACGCGGAGGCCGCGCGGCTCCGCGCGACCGCCGAAGCCTCGTCGCGACTGCTCCGCAACGGGCAGGTCGACCGACTCCCGATCCGGTCGGTCGACCGGGCGATCGACGTCCTCGGCGGGGTGCCCGATCCGACGCCGACGGACATCGAACCCGGCGACTGGCCGCGGTACCTCTCCGGCGGGCCGGAGACGGCCCGCGAGATCCTCGAGGAACTGACCGCACAGGCCGGGGTCGACGAGGTCGTGATCCAGAGCCAGCACGCAGACCCCGAAACGACGCTGCGCTCGCACGAACTGCTCGCCGACGCCGTTGGACTCGAGGCGCGGTGA
- a CDS encoding glycerophosphodiester phosphodiesterase yields MDSPAVIAHRGYAGVAPENTVAAATNAAANDETAMLEIDVQPAACGTPVVIHDERLEGTDTRDGRPLTDATGLVWETSLEEIRAARVLGTDETVPTLAELLEAIPETVGVNVELKNPGTADLRFGESLPAEDRADRREVWTPFVERVIETCDAFDGELLFSSFCEGALATVREIAPRYAAATLVWDDLEAGLEIARRYDCEAIHPPRNAIAGTALADTEYAGFGAGGPEIDVLKDAHAEGRTVNVWTAENWRQFEALAAAGVDGIVVDYPGLGTYSSDQ; encoded by the coding sequence ATGGACAGTCCAGCGGTGATCGCCCACCGCGGTTACGCCGGCGTCGCCCCGGAGAACACCGTCGCAGCGGCCACAAATGCGGCAGCGAACGACGAAACGGCGATGCTCGAGATCGACGTCCAGCCCGCGGCCTGCGGCACGCCGGTCGTGATCCACGACGAGCGCCTCGAGGGCACCGATACCCGCGACGGCCGTCCGCTGACCGACGCAACGGGCCTCGTCTGGGAAACGTCGCTCGAGGAAATCCGAGCCGCACGCGTCCTCGGGACCGACGAGACGGTGCCGACGCTCGCGGAACTGCTCGAGGCGATCCCCGAAACGGTCGGCGTCAACGTCGAACTCAAAAATCCGGGGACGGCCGACCTGCGGTTCGGCGAGTCCCTCCCAGCCGAGGATCGGGCCGACCGCCGCGAGGTCTGGACGCCGTTCGTCGAGCGCGTGATCGAAACCTGCGACGCGTTCGACGGCGAACTCCTCTTCTCGTCGTTCTGTGAGGGCGCGCTCGCGACCGTCCGCGAGATCGCTCCTCGGTACGCCGCCGCGACGCTCGTCTGGGACGACCTCGAGGCGGGACTCGAGATTGCCCGCCGCTACGACTGCGAGGCGATCCACCCGCCGAGAAACGCGATCGCCGGGACGGCGCTGGCTGACACCGAGTACGCCGGGTTCGGCGCCGGCGGGCCCGAGATCGACGTGCTCAAGGACGCCCACGCCGAGGGCCGGACGGTCAACGTCTGGACGGCCGAGAACTGGCGCCAGTTCGAGGCGCTGGCCGCCGCCGGCGTCGACGGGATCGTCGTCGATTACCCGGGGCTTGGAACGTACTCGAGCGATCAGTAG
- a CDS encoding TIGR01548 family HAD-type hydrolase: MNADAVVLDVDGVLVDVADSYRRAIVDSVERVYDRTIRKADIQQFKDAGGFNNDWELTYAAALYVLATGEGYGASIDDFTDEIAARGGGLEAAEDAIRADLGARATQRVLERWDRERLRDVFQQLYLGADLYRGLEGGEPDVETRGFIHDEPVLLEESTRDAIVEDDAIDVGILTGRPEAEAEIALERVGLEAAIPLEHRFTMDDWEEGKPHPRALTTLAERFDADSVVFVGDTLDDVRTANNAREADPDREYHGIGVLTGGLTGEEGRQKYETEDASAVLESINALPDLLES; the protein is encoded by the coding sequence ATGAACGCAGACGCCGTCGTGTTAGACGTCGACGGAGTGCTCGTCGACGTCGCCGACTCTTACCGACGCGCGATCGTCGACTCCGTCGAGCGCGTCTACGACCGGACGATCCGCAAGGCCGACATCCAGCAGTTCAAGGACGCCGGCGGGTTCAACAACGACTGGGAACTGACCTACGCCGCCGCGCTGTACGTCCTCGCGACCGGCGAGGGGTACGGCGCGTCGATCGACGACTTCACGGACGAGATCGCCGCCCGCGGCGGCGGCCTCGAGGCCGCCGAGGACGCGATCCGCGCAGATCTCGGTGCCCGAGCGACCCAGCGCGTTCTCGAGCGCTGGGACCGCGAGCGGCTTCGCGACGTCTTCCAGCAACTGTACCTCGGCGCCGATCTCTACCGGGGGCTCGAGGGCGGCGAGCCCGACGTCGAGACGCGCGGGTTCATCCACGACGAACCGGTCCTGCTCGAGGAGTCGACCCGCGACGCGATCGTCGAGGACGATGCGATCGACGTCGGAATCCTGACGGGGCGGCCGGAAGCCGAGGCCGAGATCGCCCTCGAGCGCGTCGGCCTCGAGGCGGCGATTCCGCTCGAGCATCGGTTCACGATGGACGACTGGGAGGAAGGGAAGCCCCACCCGCGGGCGCTGACGACGCTCGCCGAACGGTTCGACGCTGACAGCGTGGTCTTCGTCGGCGACACGTTAGACGACGTTCGGACGGCCAATAACGCTCGTGAGGCGGACCCGGACCGCGAGTACCACGGGATCGGCGTCCTCACGGGCGGTCTCACCGGTGAGGAGGGGCGTCAGAAGTACGAGACCGAGGACGCCTCGGCCGTCCTCGAGTCGATCAACGCGTTGCCCGACCTGCTCGAGTCGTAG
- a CDS encoding metalloprotease family protein: MIPDAASPLVATLAVLVAVTVIVSVVGSITRVVMRLLAAPGVVVHELAHKQVCHLVGVPVKEVVYFRFGDPPGYVRHAQPGRYRESFAISVAPFLVNTVVSVAAFLGFAALASSLGIADALATATADPIASVTALRDGLAAASSGELALAIALGWLGLAVGVQAFPSTGDANTLWTHSRSEWRRRPVVLLGVPVVVVIYVVNLLSWLWADVLYALGLCLLAFYAVGGLGF, from the coding sequence ATGATCCCTGATGCCGCTTCGCCCCTTGTCGCGACCCTCGCCGTTCTCGTCGCGGTGACGGTGATCGTCTCCGTCGTCGGCTCTATCACCCGAGTCGTAATGCGCCTCCTCGCCGCCCCCGGCGTCGTCGTCCACGAACTCGCCCACAAGCAAGTCTGTCACCTCGTCGGGGTGCCCGTCAAAGAGGTCGTCTACTTCCGGTTCGGCGACCCGCCGGGCTACGTCCGCCACGCCCAGCCCGGACGGTACCGCGAGTCGTTCGCGATCAGCGTCGCCCCGTTTCTGGTCAACACCGTCGTCTCGGTCGCGGCCTTCCTCGGGTTCGCCGCGCTCGCGTCGTCGCTCGGAATCGCGGACGCCCTCGCTACCGCGACCGCGGACCCGATTGCGTCGGTGACCGCACTGCGCGACGGTCTCGCGGCGGCCTCGAGCGGCGAACTCGCGCTCGCAATCGCGCTGGGATGGCTCGGCCTCGCGGTCGGCGTGCAGGCGTTCCCGAGCACCGGCGACGCGAACACGCTCTGGACGCACTCCCGCTCGGAGTGGCGGCGACGACCGGTCGTCCTGCTCGGCGTCCCCGTCGTCGTCGTGATTTACGTCGTGAACCTGCTCTCGTGGCTGTGGGCCGACGTCCTGTACGCGCTGGGGCTCTGTCTGCTGGCGTTCTACGCGGTCGGCGGGCTCGGGTTCTGA
- a CDS encoding UPF0146 family protein, protein MAHSRRNAETLLETLTKYDRLVEVGIGRRTDVAAALADRGVAVTATDVHDRSVPDGVRFVRDDIVDPDPAVYAATDAIYALNLPPELHRPALAVAREADADLLFTTLGGDQPAIPVERRTIETGTLYVARAAAGRRR, encoded by the coding sequence GTGGCCCACTCTCGCCGGAACGCGGAGACGCTGCTCGAGACCCTGACCAAGTACGATCGGCTCGTCGAGGTCGGGATCGGTCGTCGGACCGACGTGGCGGCCGCGCTGGCCGATCGCGGCGTCGCCGTCACCGCGACGGACGTCCACGACCGGTCGGTCCCCGACGGCGTGCGGTTCGTCCGCGACGATATCGTCGACCCCGACCCGGCGGTCTACGCCGCGACTGACGCGATTTACGCGCTGAACCTTCCCCCGGAACTCCACCGACCGGCGCTCGCGGTCGCCCGCGAGGCCGACGCCGACCTCCTGTTTACGACCCTCGGCGGCGACCAGCCCGCGATCCCGGTCGAACGCCGGACGATCGAGACGGGAACGCTGTACGTCGCTCGAGCGGCGGCCGGACGCCGGCGGTGA
- a CDS encoding archaemetzincin family Zn-dependent metalloprotease, which yields MLVDIVPVGNVPANVKRAASTALRSVYDCDVTVNDSQSIPNGAYDADRNQYAAETFIQLAERVGRGTKNIAITPHDLFYRRRNYVFGLAYLDGSGSVVSTYRLQTSSDGGFSNQSAEDIFEDRVRKEIVHEIGHTYGLEHCDNNRCVMNFSPTVREVDIKEENLCGSCQRLIS from the coding sequence ATGCTCGTCGATATCGTGCCGGTCGGCAACGTCCCCGCGAACGTCAAGCGGGCGGCCTCTACAGCGTTGCGATCGGTTTACGACTGCGACGTCACTGTCAACGACTCGCAGTCGATCCCCAACGGTGCTTACGACGCCGACCGGAACCAGTACGCCGCCGAAACGTTCATCCAGCTCGCCGAACGGGTCGGCCGCGGGACGAAAAACATCGCGATCACGCCACACGACCTCTTCTACCGCCGGCGCAATTACGTCTTCGGGCTGGCCTACCTCGACGGCAGCGGGAGCGTCGTCTCGACCTATCGCCTCCAGACCTCGAGCGACGGCGGCTTCTCGAATCAGAGCGCCGAGGATATCTTCGAGGATCGAGTCCGCAAGGAGATCGTCCACGAGATCGGCCACACCTACGGGTTAGAACACTGCGACAACAACCGCTGTGTCATGAACTTCTCGCCGACGGTCCGCGAGGTCGATATCAAAGAAGAGAACCTCTGCGGGAGCTGTCAGCGGCTGATTAGCTGA
- a CDS encoding ribosome biogenesis/translation initiation ATPase RLI, which produces MADDSIAVVDLDRCQPDRCSYECKNYCPPNRTGKECITLRGEEADEGQPDQVHISEEICLGETCGICVEKCPFDAIEIINLPEELQDDPAHRYGENAFSLYGLPAPQEGQVTGILGPNGIGKTTAVRILAGELEPNLGRHEESPGWDEVLEAYRGTELQDYIADVRDGDVTIARKPQYVDQIPNSFDGNTRELLEQTDERGALDELVERLSIGPVMEQSIDDLSGGELQRVAIAATLARDTDFYFLDEITPYLDIGQRVTAARLIRELAEEENRSMLVIEHDLAILDLLADTLHVAYGEPGAYGVITAPKSVRNGINEYLSGYLDNENMRIRPNPIEFEEHAPRAATRGDTLVEYPDLTKSYGDGEFSLEVEGGEIRENEVLGIVGPNGIGKSTFAKLLTGNLEPDEGDADLDLDISYKPQYVTIDQHMRVDAFLSSITDQFGSSYWNTEIAQPLQLERIMEQNLSDLSGGERQRVAIAACLSESADLYLLDEPSAHLDVEQRVQATKAIRRYAEQQDATVMVIDHDIYMIDLLADRLMVFDGEPAVQGRAGQPQPMRDGMNEFLANLEVTFRRDERTSRPRINKPESQLDKQQKQNGEYYYAP; this is translated from the coding sequence ATGGCCGACGACAGCATCGCCGTCGTAGACCTCGATCGGTGCCAACCCGACCGCTGTAGCTACGAGTGTAAGAACTACTGTCCGCCCAACCGGACCGGCAAGGAGTGTATCACCCTCCGTGGGGAGGAGGCCGACGAGGGCCAGCCCGACCAGGTCCACATCTCCGAGGAGATCTGTCTCGGCGAGACCTGCGGGATCTGCGTCGAGAAGTGTCCGTTCGACGCCATCGAGATCATCAACCTGCCAGAGGAACTGCAGGACGATCCCGCCCACCGCTATGGCGAAAACGCCTTCTCGCTGTACGGACTTCCTGCGCCCCAGGAAGGGCAGGTAACGGGGATTCTGGGACCCAACGGGATCGGGAAGACCACCGCCGTTCGCATCCTCGCGGGGGAACTCGAGCCGAATCTCGGCCGCCACGAGGAGTCCCCGGGCTGGGACGAGGTCCTCGAGGCCTATCGCGGCACGGAACTGCAGGATTACATCGCCGACGTGCGCGACGGCGACGTCACAATCGCGCGGAAACCACAGTACGTCGACCAGATTCCGAACAGTTTCGACGGCAACACCCGCGAGTTGCTCGAGCAGACCGACGAGCGCGGTGCCTTAGACGAGCTGGTCGAGCGGCTCTCGATCGGCCCCGTCATGGAGCAGTCGATCGACGACCTCTCGGGCGGCGAACTTCAGCGGGTCGCCATCGCGGCCACGCTGGCCCGGGACACGGACTTTTATTTCCTCGACGAGATCACGCCCTACCTCGACATCGGGCAGCGCGTCACCGCGGCGCGGCTGATCCGGGAACTCGCCGAGGAGGAGAACCGGTCGATGCTCGTCATCGAACACGACCTCGCGATCCTGGATCTGCTCGCCGATACGCTCCACGTCGCCTACGGCGAGCCCGGCGCCTACGGTGTTATCACGGCGCCCAAGTCCGTCCGCAACGGGATCAACGAGTACCTCTCGGGCTACCTCGACAACGAGAACATGCGGATCCGACCGAATCCCATCGAGTTCGAGGAACACGCTCCTCGCGCCGCGACTCGCGGCGACACACTCGTCGAGTACCCCGACCTCACCAAGAGCTACGGCGACGGCGAGTTCTCCCTTGAGGTCGAGGGCGGCGAGATCCGGGAAAACGAGGTGCTCGGCATCGTCGGTCCGAACGGGATCGGGAAGTCCACCTTCGCGAAGCTCCTGACGGGCAATCTCGAACCGGACGAGGGCGACGCGGACCTCGATCTAGACATCTCCTACAAGCCCCAGTACGTCACGATCGACCAGCACATGCGGGTCGACGCCTTCCTCTCCTCGATCACGGACCAGTTCGGCTCCTCGTACTGGAACACCGAGATCGCTCAGCCGCTCCAACTCGAGCGGATCATGGAGCAGAACCTCTCGGACCTCTCGGGCGGCGAGCGCCAGCGGGTGGCCATCGCGGCCTGCCTCTCCGAATCGGCCGACCTCTACCTGCTCGACGAACCCTCGGCTCACCTCGACGTCGAACAGCGCGTTCAGGCGACCAAGGCGATCCGACGCTACGCCGAACAGCAGGACGCGACGGTCATGGTCATCGACCACGACATCTACATGATCGACCTGCTGGCCGACCGGCTGATGGTCTTCGACGGTGAACCCGCCGTCCAGGGCCGCGCTGGCCAGCCCCAGCCGATGCGCGACGGGATGAACGAGTTCCTCGCGAACCTCGAGGTCACGTTCCGCCGCGACGAGCGGACCTCGCGACCGCGGATCAACAAGCCCGAGTCGCAACTCGACAAACAGCAGAAGCAGAACGGCGAGTACTACTACGCGCCCTAA
- a CDS encoding EMC6-like membrane protein, whose translation MSTESISDRREHIRSISVTALAALLGVAAAFGSMALVGDVSSADAAANDTRTLMLVAGAILAQFVLYDFTSIYDDDEFGPKHYLFIVFMTFALWFVTWGILLTTGAVA comes from the coding sequence ATGTCGACCGAATCGATCAGTGACCGACGCGAGCACATCCGCTCGATCAGCGTGACCGCTCTGGCCGCGCTGTTGGGTGTCGCCGCGGCGTTCGGCTCGATGGCACTGGTGGGTGACGTGTCATCGGCCGACGCGGCCGCGAACGACACGCGAACGCTCATGCTCGTCGCCGGTGCGATTCTCGCCCAGTTCGTGCTCTACGATTTCACGAGCATCTACGATGACGACGAGTTCGGACCGAAACACTACCTGTTCATCGTGTTCATGACATTTGCCCTGTGGTTCGTGACGTGGGGAATCTTGCTCACGACGGGGGCCGTCGCGTAA
- a CDS encoding DUF7344 domain-containing protein — protein sequence MATQIGGNSNQGKIFDLLSNHRRRYAIHYCKREDEPVTLGDLAEHVAAWELDKEVEEITSAERKRVYTSLQQTHLPTLERAEMIEFDNRTIELTDEASELDVYLDVVPADSIPWGLYYLGLAIVSSVVMTGLWLEVVPTGAVSELGWATLVFALFAVSAVVHVVQSRRMRLGEMERPP from the coding sequence ATGGCAACGCAGATAGGGGGTAATTCGAATCAGGGGAAGATTTTCGATCTTCTGAGCAACCATCGACGGCGATACGCGATTCACTACTGCAAGCGCGAGGACGAGCCGGTCACGTTGGGGGACCTCGCCGAGCACGTCGCCGCCTGGGAACTCGACAAGGAGGTCGAGGAGATCACCTCCGCCGAACGGAAACGGGTGTACACGTCGTTACAGCAGACGCATCTGCCGACGCTCGAGCGAGCCGAGATGATCGAGTTCGATAACCGAACGATCGAACTCACGGACGAGGCCTCGGAGTTAGACGTCTATCTGGACGTCGTTCCGGCGGACTCGATCCCCTGGGGACTGTACTATCTGGGGCTGGCCATCGTCAGCTCGGTCGTGATGACGGGGCTCTGGCTCGAGGTCGTACCGACGGGGGCGGTATCCGAACTCGGCTGGGCGACGCTGGTGTTCGCGCTGTTTGCAGTATCGGCAGTTGTGCACGTGGTACAGAGCCGACGGATGCGACTCGGTGAAATGGAGCGACCACCGTAA